The following coding sequences are from one Niveibacterium umoris window:
- the tssK gene encoding type VI secretion system baseplate subunit TssK, which produces MKAAAKVLWGEGLFLRPQHFQRQDLYHESRVTELGRTLHPYAWGFRQIELDRDALASGVLRIDQVRASFPDGEFYAAPDADELPDPINLSQLDFARDTITFHLALAHLRSSGGNHAQPGDARTNARYRPATEPAADLYTRAAEADVMLLRKQPRLLSEFDAIEQFVTLPAVRIRKTSTGGFEIDPTFMAPAASIDALPPLVLMLRRMLDVLQAKCAALYGFHREPSKNIVEVRSGDIASFWLLHTASSAFARLSHLYRHPRLHPERLFEGLLEVAGALMTFSKSYTLDDLPTYDHADPSPGFFRLDRIVRELLETVISTRCATIALNEAKPSFFVGRLDSEKLGNGSAFYLSVAADMPPPELVDAVPLRFKLGAPDDVDKLVLSAMPGVKLTAAPQVPAAVPVRPGNYYFSIEPHGPLFERMLQAQSVALYVPSGFRELRVELFALVQ; this is translated from the coding sequence TTGAAGGCAGCAGCAAAGGTGTTATGGGGTGAAGGGCTGTTCTTGCGGCCGCAACACTTTCAGCGACAGGATCTCTACCACGAGTCTCGTGTTACTGAACTCGGCAGGACGCTGCACCCGTATGCGTGGGGATTCCGCCAGATCGAACTGGACCGCGACGCGCTGGCGTCCGGCGTGCTCCGCATCGACCAGGTCCGCGCCAGCTTCCCCGACGGCGAGTTCTATGCGGCGCCGGACGCCGACGAGCTACCTGATCCGATCAACTTGTCGCAGCTCGACTTTGCGCGCGACACGATCACCTTCCACCTGGCGCTCGCTCATCTGCGAAGCTCGGGGGGCAATCACGCCCAGCCCGGCGACGCCCGCACCAACGCCCGCTATCGCCCCGCCACCGAACCCGCCGCGGATCTCTACACGCGTGCCGCAGAGGCCGATGTCATGCTGCTCCGCAAGCAGCCGCGACTGCTTTCGGAATTCGACGCCATCGAACAATTCGTGACCCTGCCGGCCGTGCGCATCCGCAAGACCTCGACCGGCGGATTCGAGATTGATCCGACGTTCATGGCGCCCGCGGCATCTATCGACGCCCTGCCACCGCTGGTCCTGATGCTGCGCCGCATGCTCGACGTGTTGCAGGCCAAATGCGCCGCGCTTTACGGCTTCCACCGCGAACCAAGCAAGAACATCGTCGAGGTACGATCAGGCGATATCGCGTCGTTCTGGCTGCTGCATACGGCAAGCAGTGCTTTCGCCCGCCTCAGCCACCTCTACCGCCATCCGCGTCTTCACCCTGAGCGCCTGTTCGAAGGTCTGCTGGAGGTCGCGGGCGCGCTGATGACCTTCTCGAAGAGCTACACGCTCGACGACCTGCCGACGTATGACCACGCGGATCCGTCACCCGGATTCTTCCGCCTGGATCGGATCGTGCGCGAGTTGCTGGAAACCGTGATCTCGACGCGCTGCGCCACGATCGCGCTGAATGAAGCAAAGCCCTCATTTTTCGTCGGGCGGCTGGACTCCGAAAAACTCGGCAACGGCAGCGCGTTCTACCTCTCGGTTGCGGCCGACATGCCGCCGCCCGAGCTTGTCGACGCGGTGCCGCTGCGCTTCAAACTGGGTGCCCCCGACGACGTCGACAAACTCGTCCTCTCCGCCATGCCGGGGGTAAAACTTACCGCCGCGCCCCAGGTTCCCGCCGCCGTGCCGGTACGGCCAGGCAACTACTATTTTTCGATCGAACCCCACGGCCCACTTTTCGAACGGATGCTGCAGGCGCAATCGGTGGCGCTTTACGTGCCGTCAGGCTTCCGTGAACTGCGGGTCGAACTCTTCGCACTGGTGCAATGA
- the icmH gene encoding type IVB secretion system protein IcmH/DotU has protein sequence MSQVQAPSLFGDIEPRRRPPAEAPRQAKTLADMMYDGFYLMFLIRNRNAPVDAESFRNRLREFLDDFERNAKRANIPADDIFAAKYAFCAAMDEHILSSRFSIRDAWERQPLQLAFFGDQLAGERFFERLEGLRAEGAARLQSLEVYHLCLLLGFRGKYLLESPEKLGYLVGRLGDEIAHYKGNRAAFAPDWAAPDAVKHALRSNVPLWGVLSAYALVALGLFVGLQTWLGKDTDKVLAAFHDIVKVAPRQAHVTISLP, from the coding sequence ATGAGCCAAGTCCAAGCCCCATCCCTCTTTGGCGATATCGAACCGCGACGCCGCCCGCCTGCCGAGGCACCGCGGCAGGCCAAGACGCTGGCGGACATGATGTACGACGGTTTCTACCTGATGTTCCTGATCCGCAATCGCAACGCGCCAGTCGATGCAGAGAGCTTCCGCAATCGCCTGCGCGAATTTCTCGACGACTTCGAGCGCAACGCCAAGCGGGCCAACATCCCCGCCGATGACATCTTCGCGGCGAAATACGCATTCTGTGCCGCGATGGACGAGCACATCCTCTCATCGCGCTTCAGCATCCGCGACGCCTGGGAACGCCAACCGCTGCAGCTCGCATTCTTTGGCGATCAACTGGCGGGCGAACGCTTCTTCGAGCGCCTCGAAGGACTTCGTGCCGAGGGCGCAGCGCGCCTGCAATCGCTGGAGGTCTATCACCTCTGCCTGCTGCTCGGCTTCCGCGGGAAATACCTTCTCGAATCGCCGGAGAAACTCGGTTACCTCGTCGGCCGCCTGGGCGACGAGATCGCCCACTACAAAGGCAACCGGGCCGCATTTGCACCGGACTGGGCCGCACCGGATGCAGTCAAGCACGCCCTGCGCAGCAACGTCCCCCTGTGGGGCGTGCTCAGCGCATACGCGTTGGTCGCACTCGGGTTGTTTGTCGGGCTTCAAACCTGGCTTGGCAAAGACACCGACAAGGTCTTGGCCGCCTTCCACGACATCGTGAAGGTCGCGCCGCGTCAGGCACATGTGACGATCAGCCTGCCTTGA
- a CDS encoding alternative oxidase has protein sequence MQASEPTVTHRTPAGLQDRIAYGICKFLRFFADLFFANRYGHRAVVLETVAAVPGMVGGTLQHLRALRHMSDDHGWIRTLLDEAENERMHLMTFIQIAQPSGFERFLILLAQGVFYNFFFVLYLLSPKTAHRMVGYFEEEAVFSYTEYLAGVESGRYENVPAPQIAIDYWKLPATARLRDVILVVRQDEAGHRDVNHDFADALRTPQTQVAG, from the coding sequence ATGCAAGCGTCAGAACCCACTGTCACCCACCGCACCCCCGCGGGCCTGCAAGACCGCATTGCCTACGGCATCTGCAAGTTCCTGCGATTCTTCGCCGACCTGTTTTTCGCCAATCGCTACGGCCACCGCGCGGTGGTGCTCGAAACCGTGGCTGCCGTGCCGGGCATGGTGGGTGGCACGCTGCAGCACCTGCGTGCGCTGCGACATATGTCGGACGACCACGGCTGGATCCGTACCCTGCTCGACGAAGCCGAGAACGAGCGCATGCATTTGATGACCTTCATCCAGATCGCACAGCCCTCGGGCTTCGAACGCTTCCTGATCCTGCTGGCGCAGGGCGTGTTCTACAACTTCTTCTTCGTGCTCTACCTGTTGTCACCGAAGACGGCGCACCGCATGGTGGGCTATTTCGAAGAAGAGGCCGTGTTCAGCTACACCGAGTACCTGGCGGGAGTGGAGAGTGGCCGTTACGAGAACGTGCCGGCGCCGCAGATCGCGATCGATTACTGGAAGCTGCCGGCGACCGCGCGCTTGCGCGACGTGATCCTGGTGGTGCGGCAAGACGAAGCGGGCCACCGCGACGTGAACCACGATTTCGCCGACGCACTGCGGACGCCGCAAACGCAAGTCGCGGGCTGA
- a CDS encoding RNA methyltransferase, with translation MSKIETLTRKQAVRDYDGYACIGLVNPKSPKNVGEVMRAAGCYGAHSVFYTGKRYETAREFSTDTKQAYLQIPLIGVEDLCGVVPLGCVPVAVELHPDAQPLTQYQHPERAFYIFGPEDGSLKGNVTAWCRDIVYVPTHGCMNLGATVNVVLYDRLLKRAAAG, from the coding sequence ATGTCCAAGATCGAAACCCTCACCCGCAAGCAAGCTGTACGTGACTACGACGGTTACGCCTGTATCGGCCTGGTCAATCCGAAAAGCCCGAAGAACGTCGGCGAAGTGATGCGTGCGGCAGGTTGTTACGGCGCCCATTCGGTGTTCTACACCGGCAAGCGCTACGAGACCGCGCGCGAATTCAGTACCGACACCAAGCAGGCGTATCTGCAGATTCCGCTGATCGGCGTGGAGGATCTGTGCGGCGTGGTGCCGCTGGGCTGCGTGCCGGTTGCGGTCGAACTCCACCCCGACGCGCAGCCGCTGACGCAATACCAGCACCCCGAGCGGGCGTTCTACATCTTCGGGCCGGAGGACGGGAGCCTCAAGGGCAACGTCACCGCGTGGTGTCGCGACATCGTTTACGTGCCAACCCACGGCTGCATGAATCTCGGCGCGACGGTCAACGTGGTGCTTTACGACCGACTCTTGAAACGCGCGGCAGCGGGCTGA
- the ahpF gene encoding alkyl hydroperoxide reductase subunit F, protein MLEANIKAQLKAYLERLVQPIELVASLDDGAKSRELHGLLEEVATLSDKVTLRVDGSNARRPSFGISLKGETPRVHFAGIPMGHEFTSLVLALLQVSGYAPKLEEGVIAQIKAIEGKFSFETFISLSCHNCPDVVQALNTMAVLNPNFEAVMIDGALFQAEVDARQIMGVPSIYLNGELFGQGRMGVEEILAKVDTGAAAREAEKLNQKGVFDVLVVGGGPAGASAAIYAARKGIRTGVVAERFGGQVMDTMAIENFISVKATDGPKLAAGLEQHVRDYDVDVMNLQRAVGLEPAATPGGLHTVKLASGATLQSRSVILSTGARWREMGVPGEQQYKTKGVAFCPHCDGPLFKGKRVAVIGGGNSGVEAAIDLAGIVAHVTLLEFADTLRADAVLQKKLHSLPNVKVITSAQTTEVTGDGSKVNGLSYKDRVSGAAHHIELEGIFVQIGLLPNTDFLKDVVKLSPRGEIEVDARGETSVPGVFAAGDATTVPYKQIIIAMGEGAKASLGAFDHLIRTSAPA, encoded by the coding sequence ATGCTTGAAGCGAACATCAAGGCCCAGTTGAAGGCTTATCTCGAACGACTCGTGCAGCCGATAGAGCTGGTCGCCTCGCTCGACGACGGCGCCAAGTCGCGCGAGCTGCACGGCCTGCTCGAAGAAGTCGCCACCTTGTCGGACAAAGTCACCCTGCGGGTGGATGGCAGCAACGCGCGCCGCCCCTCGTTTGGCATCAGCCTCAAGGGCGAAACGCCGCGCGTGCATTTCGCCGGCATCCCGATGGGCCACGAGTTCACTTCGCTGGTGCTCGCATTGCTGCAAGTGAGCGGCTATGCGCCGAAGCTGGAAGAGGGCGTGATTGCGCAGATCAAGGCGATCGAAGGCAAGTTCAGCTTCGAGACCTTCATCTCGCTGTCGTGCCACAACTGCCCGGACGTGGTGCAGGCGCTCAACACGATGGCAGTGCTGAACCCCAACTTTGAAGCGGTGATGATCGACGGCGCGCTGTTCCAGGCCGAGGTCGATGCGCGCCAGATCATGGGTGTGCCCTCGATCTACCTCAACGGCGAGCTGTTCGGCCAGGGCCGCATGGGCGTCGAGGAGATCCTTGCCAAGGTCGATACCGGCGCCGCGGCGCGCGAAGCCGAGAAGCTCAACCAGAAGGGCGTGTTCGATGTGCTGGTGGTGGGCGGTGGCCCGGCCGGCGCATCGGCGGCGATCTACGCAGCCCGCAAGGGCATCCGCACCGGCGTGGTGGCCGAACGTTTCGGCGGCCAGGTGATGGACACGATGGCGATCGAGAACTTCATCTCGGTCAAAGCCACCGACGGCCCCAAGCTCGCGGCCGGCCTGGAGCAGCATGTGCGCGACTACGACGTCGATGTGATGAACCTGCAGCGGGCTGTCGGGCTGGAGCCTGCCGCCACGCCGGGTGGCCTGCACACGGTGAAGCTCGCCTCCGGCGCCACCTTGCAGAGCCGCAGCGTGATCCTCTCGACCGGGGCGCGCTGGCGCGAGATGGGTGTGCCGGGTGAGCAGCAGTACAAGACCAAGGGTGTGGCCTTCTGCCCGCACTGCGACGGCCCGCTCTTCAAGGGCAAGCGCGTCGCGGTGATCGGTGGCGGCAACTCCGGCGTCGAGGCGGCGATTGACCTCGCCGGCATCGTCGCCCATGTCACCCTGCTTGAATTCGCCGACACCCTGCGTGCCGACGCGGTGCTGCAGAAGAAGCTGCACAGCCTGCCCAACGTCAAGGTCATCACCTCGGCGCAGACCACCGAAGTGACCGGCGACGGCAGCAAGGTCAACGGCCTCTCGTACAAGGACCGCGTCAGCGGCGCGGCGCACCACATCGAACTCGAAGGCATCTTCGTGCAGATCGGCCTGCTGCCGAACACCGACTTCCTCAAGGACGTCGTCAAGCTCTCGCCGCGCGGCGAGATCGAAGTCGACGCCCGCGGCGAGACCTCGGTGCCAGGCGTGTTCGCAGCCGGCGATGCGACGACGGTGCCGTACAAGCAGATCATCATCGCGATGGGTGAGGGGGCCAAGGCGAGTTTGGGTGCGTTTGACCACCTGATCCGCACCAGCGCGCCGGCCTGA
- the ahpC gene encoding alkyl hydroperoxide reductase subunit C, with the protein MSASLINTEIKPFKATAFHNGKFVEVSDADTKAKWSVFFFYPADFTFVCPTELGDLADNYAEFQKLGVEIYGVSTDTHFTHKAWHDTSETIGKIKYPLIGDPTHLLSRNFGVLIEEAGLAERGTFVIDPQGKIQIIEVNAGGIGRNAEELLRKVKAAQYVASHPGEVCPAKWKEGEATLAPSLDLVGKI; encoded by the coding sequence ATGAGCGCTTCCCTCATCAACACCGAAATCAAGCCCTTCAAGGCCACCGCCTTCCACAACGGCAAGTTCGTCGAGGTGTCGGATGCCGATACCAAGGCCAAGTGGTCGGTCTTCTTCTTCTACCCGGCCGACTTCACCTTCGTGTGCCCGACCGAGCTGGGCGACCTGGCCGACAACTACGCCGAGTTCCAGAAGCTGGGGGTGGAGATCTACGGCGTGTCGACCGACACGCACTTCACGCACAAGGCCTGGCACGACACGTCGGAGACCATCGGCAAGATCAAGTACCCGCTGATCGGTGACCCGACCCACCTGCTGTCGCGCAACTTCGGCGTGCTGATCGAAGAGGCCGGCCTCGCCGAGCGTGGCACCTTCGTGATCGACCCGCAGGGGAAGATCCAGATCATCGAAGTGAACGCCGGCGGCATCGGCCGCAACGCCGAAGAGCTGCTGCGCAAGGTCAAGGCCGCGCAGTACGTCGCCAGCCACCCGGGTGAAGTGTGCCCGGCGAAGTGGAAGGAAGGCGAAGCCACGCTGGCGCCGTCGCTCGACCTCGTCGGCAAGATCTAA